The Sorangiineae bacterium MSr11367 genome window below encodes:
- a CDS encoding glycoside hydrolase family 43 protein, producing the protein MRLALTSIRLAAVLVFSCSCGRNADSGVNRNSEERLAAANGTFRNPLNGAPDPYMTYYAGNYYLATTQFDVLRLWKASTLGELLTGESRVVWRDSDGSRNRDMWAPSVYFIDGRWYIYYTADDGIDDHHRLYVVESEGADPFGPYHFKGKLEAPGSENTWAIDAALLFQNGRTYVAWSGKQDATYNLLFIAPMSNPWTISGPRTFLAGSGGCPEVREAPSFVQHGGRTFLVYSACDTGKPDYQLWMKSIPDTADPTDASRWQQHPASVFARNDATGTWGPGSNAFFKSPDGSEDWFVYHAKNTTAFTYDGRTTRAQKLGWNADGTPHFGAPLAAGATADLPSGDPGGGPYWINDTGTSSGAGSVQFSSGWTAFSTCGVQCFWGDDHGSARAGATATFTFEGTGIDLLSVRDTGNGIAAFSLDGGSETTADYYASIRQGEQLVYASPRVPFGRHTLRVRVTGSKSPTSTGTAISIDRAEVHTR; encoded by the coding sequence ATGCGATTAGCCCTCACCAGCATTCGATTGGCAGCGGTTCTCGTATTTTCATGTTCATGCGGCCGTAATGCCGATTCGGGGGTAAATCGCAATTCGGAAGAACGCCTGGCCGCCGCCAATGGCACATTTCGCAATCCGCTGAACGGGGCGCCGGATCCGTACATGACGTATTACGCCGGGAATTACTACCTGGCCACCACGCAGTTCGACGTGCTTCGCCTGTGGAAAGCGTCCACCCTCGGCGAGCTGTTGACCGGAGAATCCCGTGTAGTTTGGCGCGACAGCGATGGTTCCCGCAATCGAGATATGTGGGCGCCGTCCGTGTATTTCATCGACGGGCGCTGGTACATTTACTACACGGCGGACGATGGCATCGACGATCACCATCGCCTGTACGTCGTCGAATCCGAGGGCGCGGACCCGTTCGGGCCCTACCATTTCAAAGGCAAGCTGGAGGCACCCGGCTCAGAAAATACGTGGGCCATCGATGCGGCGCTGCTGTTTCAGAACGGCAGAACGTACGTCGCGTGGAGCGGCAAGCAGGATGCGACGTACAATCTGCTTTTCATCGCACCCATGAGCAATCCGTGGACGATCTCGGGCCCGCGCACCTTCCTCGCGGGGTCGGGCGGCTGCCCCGAGGTGCGTGAGGCGCCGTCCTTCGTGCAGCACGGTGGGCGGACTTTTCTCGTGTACTCGGCATGCGATACGGGAAAACCCGATTATCAATTGTGGATGAAGAGCATTCCCGATACGGCCGACCCAACGGATGCAAGCCGCTGGCAGCAGCATCCAGCGTCCGTCTTCGCGCGCAACGATGCGACAGGCACCTGGGGCCCCGGCTCCAATGCCTTTTTCAAGAGCCCGGACGGAAGCGAGGATTGGTTCGTCTACCACGCCAAGAACACGACGGCGTTCACCTACGATGGGCGCACGACGCGGGCGCAGAAGCTCGGGTGGAATGCCGACGGCACGCCCCATTTCGGCGCGCCGCTGGCGGCAGGCGCCACCGCCGATTTGCCCTCGGGAGATCCCGGCGGCGGCCCTTATTGGATCAACGACACGGGGACCTCCAGCGGCGCGGGGTCGGTGCAGTTCAGCAGCGGGTGGACGGCATTTTCCACTTGCGGTGTGCAATGTTTTTGGGGCGACGACCACGGAAGCGCCCGCGCCGGGGCCACGGCAACGTTCACGTTCGAAGGAACTGGCATCGACCTTCTTTCCGTTCGGGATACGGGCAACGGCATTGCCGCGTTCTCGCTCGACGGCGGATCCGAAACGACGGCCGACTACTATGCATCGATCCGACAAGGCGAGCAGCTGGTCTACGCGAGCCCGCGCGTACCCTTCGGTCGCCACACGTTGCGTGTACGCGTGACGGGCAGCAAATCCCCAACCTCGACGGGGACTGCCATCAGCATCGATCGAGCCGAAGTTCACACGAGGTGA
- a CDS encoding protein kinase, with translation MSTNTAESAAEAFGERRSFSLGRYHLFARLGTGGMADVYLAVARDGMNVTKLAVVKRLRDEQASEPEAREMFINEARLAARLNHPNVIQTFEAGSEGNCYFIAMEYVDGQPLSRIITRLRREKRNLDPAFVARICSSALEGLHHAHELTDFDGTPLQMVHRDVSPQNIMVTYDGRVKVVDFGIAKAVGSSQTVHGVFKGKVAFMAPEQLLSEKIDRRADLFSMGICLWEAVTRQRLMAEDTPAKTLLNLMNKEIPRASDVNPEVPEKLATVLAKALERDPANRYETAHEMHVALEDFIRSERLVTEQDVREIVCELFKEPRERLQVQIRAQVAKVSSRSEGNHDFGDSQVRYLNSDGLLDLSDAAEPDGSKTKSAALRMGTTSSGVTFSAGAPHIEPNANAQPRRGAVRGWAGIAIAAMIGSGVAFSLLLASGVAILRSQHLADRTTTRVKGATETPPAPIPVEAPQQTAAPIPVVAPMPAPEATNAAPAIPAASVRAKAIPVVPVRPPPARPPATPAASPEPAAEGQNSPARAASSPSASPAAPAESSTGRVFRREL, from the coding sequence GTGAGTACGAACACGGCAGAGAGTGCGGCGGAAGCCTTCGGGGAGCGTCGCTCGTTTTCTCTCGGGAGATACCATCTCTTCGCGCGCCTCGGTACAGGTGGAATGGCCGACGTCTATCTTGCAGTTGCGCGCGATGGGATGAACGTCACGAAGCTCGCCGTCGTGAAGCGCCTGCGCGACGAGCAAGCGAGCGAACCGGAAGCGCGCGAAATGTTCATCAACGAGGCGCGGCTCGCCGCGCGGCTGAATCACCCGAACGTGATTCAGACGTTCGAAGCGGGCTCCGAAGGCAATTGCTACTTCATTGCCATGGAGTACGTGGACGGACAGCCGCTTTCACGCATCATCACGCGGCTTAGACGCGAGAAGCGAAACCTCGACCCCGCGTTCGTGGCACGAATCTGCTCGAGCGCACTCGAGGGCTTGCATCATGCCCACGAGCTCACGGACTTCGACGGTACGCCGCTTCAAATGGTCCACCGCGACGTGAGTCCACAGAACATCATGGTGACCTACGACGGTCGCGTGAAGGTCGTGGACTTCGGCATCGCGAAGGCCGTCGGCTCGAGCCAAACCGTGCATGGCGTCTTCAAGGGCAAGGTTGCCTTCATGGCGCCCGAGCAGCTCTTGAGCGAGAAAATCGACCGGCGCGCGGATCTCTTCTCCATGGGGATCTGCCTCTGGGAGGCCGTCACGCGGCAACGCCTCATGGCGGAGGACACGCCCGCCAAGACGCTTCTCAACTTGATGAACAAGGAGATTCCGCGCGCCTCCGACGTCAATCCGGAGGTGCCCGAAAAGCTCGCCACGGTGCTCGCCAAGGCGCTCGAACGCGATCCGGCGAATCGGTACGAGACGGCCCACGAAATGCACGTGGCCCTCGAGGACTTCATCCGTAGCGAGCGCCTGGTGACCGAGCAAGACGTACGCGAGATCGTATGCGAACTTTTCAAGGAGCCGCGCGAAAGGCTGCAAGTGCAGATCCGAGCGCAGGTCGCGAAGGTCTCGTCGCGCTCGGAGGGGAATCACGATTTCGGCGATAGCCAAGTTCGCTATCTAAATAGTGATGGGCTGCTCGATCTCAGCGATGCCGCCGAGCCGGACGGCTCCAAGACGAAAAGCGCGGCCCTGCGAATGGGCACGACCTCGAGCGGCGTGACGTTCTCCGCGGGTGCACCGCACATCGAACCGAATGCGAATGCGCAGCCACGACGGGGCGCGGTTCGCGGGTGGGCCGGCATCGCGATCGCGGCCATGATCGGCAGCGGCGTGGCCTTCAGCCTTCTCTTGGCAAGCGGCGTCGCGATCTTGCGGTCGCAGCATCTCGCCGACCGAACCACGACGCGGGTGAAGGGTGCCACGGAGACGCCACCTGCTCCCATTCCCGTCGAGGCACCGCAGCAGACGGCCGCACCGATTCCCGTGGTGGCCCCCATGCCCGCGCCCGAGGCGACCAATGCAGCCCCGGCGATACCCGCGGCTTCGGTTCGAGCGAAAGCCATACCCGTGGTCCCGGTGCGACCGCCGCCGGCGCGACCACCGGCAACGCCTGCGGCTTCGCCGGAACCGGCCGCCGAGGGCCAGAATTCGCCCGCCCGCGCCGCGAGCTCCCCGAGCGCATCACCGGCTGCACCGGCGGAATCATCCACAGGCAGAGTGTTTCGGCGAGAACTATGA